The Anastrepha ludens isolate Willacy chromosome 2, idAnaLude1.1, whole genome shotgun sequence genome contains a region encoding:
- the LOC128854816 gene encoding cell death abnormality protein 1, protein MLKFNESKFLIAFVFLLVVNLSLAILSEDLMEKSCTNSEQCQYYETEDVNSTCVGGACRCYNNATHSVTTCRPNILRTNNIIGGNCPCNLPHAECKPSDNLCYCEVNYISTKDKRRCVPTKIILGEPCEMDSQCKTYAVFSHCANDTKICTCRENFVQEDRMCLSRTRFTPKCQNDRQCMLSGPNRFCLPGIGECVCMPGFISSNKSKHCLDRRRFNETCLESLQCHIPMGPGGSCENGKCRCKEEYALVTDTMKCELLPQIGQYCTENKHCHLRNLTNDEQLMECDRGECVCRFGAKNESPCDTSIATRVIKSQLCLWFMLAVAILKLKHI, encoded by the exons atgttgaaatttaaCGAATCGAAATTTTTAATCGCTTTTGTGTTTTTGCTCGTGGTTAACCTATCTTTAGCAATACTGTCCGAAG atCTAATGGAAAAGTCTTGCACCAACAGTGAGCAATGCCAATATTACGAAACGGAGGATGTCAATTCTACCTGTGTAGGTGGTGCCTGTCGGTGTTACAACAACGCAACGCATTCGGTAACCACCTGTCGTCCAAAC ATTCTTCGCACCAACAATATAATCGGTGGTAACTGTCCATGTAATTTGCCGCATGCCGAATGCAAACCATCAGATAATCTCTGCTATTGCGAAGTGAATTATATTTCCACGAAGGACAAAAGACGATGCGTTCCTA caaaaataatattgggCGAGCCTTGCGAAATGGACTCACAATGTAAGACCTATGCTGTTTTCAGTCACTGTGCCAACGACACGAAAATTTGTACTTGCAGGGAAAACTTTGTACAGGAAGATCGTATGTGTCTTTCGCGAACTA GGTTTACGCCCAAATGCCAAAATGATAGGCAATGCATGCTCTCTGGCCCAAATCGATTTTGTCTACCAGGAATTGGTGAGTGCGTATGTATGCCGGGCTTTATAAGCTCAAACAAATCGAAACATTGTCTGGATAGACGCAGGTTCAACGAAACCTGCCTCGAGTCATTGCAATGCCATATACCGATGGGACCAGGAGGAAGCTGCGAAAATGGCAAATGCCGCTGTAAAGAGGAGTATGCGCTAGTCACGGACACAATGAAATGTGAACTGTTGCCAC AGATCGGTCAGTACTGCACCGAAAATAAGCATTGCCATCTTAGAAACCTGACCAACGACGAACAGTTGATGGAATGTGATCGCGGTGAATGTGTCTGTCGTTTTGGCGCTAAAAATGAATCACCTTGTGATACGTCCATAGCTACCAGAGTAATCAAAAGCCAATTATGTTTGTGGTTTATGTTGGCGGTGgcgattttgaaattaaaacacatttaa
- the LOC128854817 gene encoding V-type proton ATPase subunit B produces MALSAKQANREHVLAVSRDFISQPRLTYKTVSGVNGPLVILDEVKFPKFAEIVQLRLADGTIRSGQVLEVSGSKAVVQVFEGTSGIDAKNTICEFTGDILRTPVSEDMLGRVFNGSGKPIDKGPPILAEDFLDIQGQPINPWSRIYPEEMIQTGISAIDVMNSIARGQKIPIFSAAGLPHNDIAAQICRQAGLVKVPGKSVLDDHEDNFAIVFAAMGVNMETARFFKQDFEENGSMENVCLFLNLANDPTIERIITPRLALTAAEFLAYQCEKHVLVILTDMSSYAEALREVSAAREEVPGRRGFPGYMYTDLATIYERAGRVEGRNGSITQIPILTMPNDDITHPIPDLTGYITEGQIYVDRQLQNRQIYPPVNVLPSLSRLMKSAIGEGMTRKDHSDVSNQLYACYAIGKDVQAMKAVVGEEALTPDDLLYLEFLTKFEKNFISQGNYENRTVFESLDIGWQLLRIFPKEMLKRIPASILAEFYPRDSRH; encoded by the exons atggctTTATCTGCAAAACAAGCTAACAGGGAACATGTCCTGGCCGTTTCCAGGGATTTCATCTCCCAGCCACGTTTGA CTTACAAGACCGTGTCTGGTGTCAACGGTCCTCTGGTCATCTTGGACGAAGTAAAATTCCCAAAATTCGCCGAAATCGTGCAATTGCGTCTTGCTGATGGCACAATTCGTTCTGGGCAGGTGCTCGAAGTGAGCGGCTCCAAGGCTGTCGTTCAGGTGTTCGAGGGTACTTCAGGTATTGAtgctaaaaacacaatttgtgaGTTCACCGGTGATATCCTGCGAACCCCTGTGTCTGAGGATATGTTGGGTCGTGTGTTCAATGGCTCCGGCAAGCCCATCGACAAGGGTCCCCCAATTTTGGCTGAAGATTTCTTGGATATCCAAGGTCAGCCTATCAACCCCTGGTCGCGTATCTACCCTGAGGAAATGATCCAAACCGGTATTTCGGCTATTGACGTGATGAACTCCATTGCTCGTGGTCAAAAGATTCCCATATTCTCGGCTGCTGGTTTGCCACATAACGATATCGCCGCTCAGATTTGTCGTCAAGCTGGTTTGGTCAAG GTTCCTGGTAAATCTGTTTTGGATGATCACGAAGATAACTTCGCCATTGTGTTCGCTGCTATGGGTGTAAACATGGAAACTGCTCGTTTCTTCAAACAAGATTTCGAGGAGAACGGTTCCATGGAAAACGTGTGTCTGTTCTTGAACTTGGCCAACGATCCTACCATCGAACGTATCATTACTCCACGTTTGGCTTTGACTGCTGCCGAATTCTTGGCATACCAGTGTGAAAAGCACGTGTTGGTCATTCTTACCGATATGTCCTCGTACGCTGAAGCTTTGCGTGAAGTATCGGCAGCCCGTGAAGAAGTGCCCGGTCGTCGTGGTTTCCCCGGTTACATGTACACTGATTTGGCTACCATCTATGAGCGTGCCGGGCGTGTTGAGGGTCGTAATGGTTCCATCACACAAATTCCCATTCTCACTATGCCTAACGATGATATTACCCATCCAATTCCTGATTTGACTGGATACATTACTGAGGGCCAAATTTACGTCGATCGTCAATTGCAGAACAGACAAATCTATCCACCAGTCAATGTGTTGCCATCGCTGTCACGTTTGATGAAATCTGCCATTGGTGAGGGCATGACTCGTAAAGATCATTCTGACGTCTCCAATCAACTGTACGCTTGTTACGCCATCGGCAAGGATGTGCAAGCCATGAAGGCTGTCGTCGGTGAAGAGGCGTTGACACCTGATGACTTGCTGTACTTGGAGTTCTTGACTAAATTCGAAAAGAATTTCATCTCACAA GGTAATTACGAAAACCGCACCGTCTTCGAATCGTTGGACATTGGCTGGCAGCTGCTGCGTATCTTCCCCAAGGAGATGCTTAAACGTATTCCAGCTTCGATCCTCGCTGAATTCTACCCCAGAGACTCGCGtcattaa